The Suncus etruscus isolate mSunEtr1 chromosome 15, mSunEtr1.pri.cur, whole genome shotgun sequence genome contains the following window.
atgctggggatcgaaccccggtccttgctgggtcggccacatgaaaggcaaatgccctagtactGTACTACCTTTCCGGCCCCTGGTCTCAATCTTTGTGAGACCAAACCAGGGTGCACAAAGGTCCAAGGTGCCAGTGTACCGACTTTAGACGCTGGGTTCTCTGCATGAAGTGCCTGCCCCCCCACCTCGCATTCCCCCATTCCCTCCTGCACCTGCCACGTCGTGTCCCTCACCAGGCCCTCTGGCCACCCCCCAGGTAGACCATGAGCAGCCACGGCAACAGCCTGTTTCTGCGGGAGAGCGGCCAGCGGCTGGGCGGCCCCGGCTGCCTGCGAGGACTCCAGGCCCGGCTGCAGCAGCGCGCGCTGCGCCTGCGTCTCCGCCTGCAAACCATGACTCTCCAGCACGTCCAGCGTGTCCTGCGGCGCAACGCCTTCATCCTGCTGACCGTGAGCGCCGTGATCATCGGTGAGGGGCAAGCCCGCGGCGGGGGCACAAGCCAACGCCTCCTAGTCTTGGGTGCTGAGTCCCATAAGCATCCCGGTGTGCGTGTGGGCCACCCATCCACGAGCTCTCTCTGCACCTTAATGTCACTTTATTTCTGTCGCGATTTAATTTTGGTCCTGGCGTcaacccagcgatgctcaggggtgacttctggctcgctgctcaggaattactcctgtcggCCCTTgcggatgggatgccggggatggaagcCAGGCCCAACTCAGactggccgagtgcaaggcaaaggccctccctgctGCGCTGTCACCGTATCCCTGAacacacctttatttatttatttatttatttatttatttatttatttatttatttatttatttatttatttatttatgtatttatgtatttatttatttttggtttttgggtcacacccggcagcactcaggggttactcctggctctgcactcagaaatcgcccctggcaggcacgagggaccatatgggatgctgggattcgatccatcgaccttctgcatgaaaggcaaaatgccctacctccgtgctatctcttcggccctgaacACACCTTTAATGTACGCACCAAACCTGCAGATGTGGCTATAGAAATTCACCTGTACACTGCCATGTATGCTCTTTAACACGGCATCACACACACATGtaatttttagtttgctttttgggccacacccggcggcactgaaggtttacttctggctctgcactcaggaatcactcctggcaggatcggggatcCTATGAGATACTGGATCGAACCCCAGTTTGCGGCATTCAAGgccagtgccttccctgctgtgctatggccctGGCCTCTCGTGTATTTACACTCACATCTATACACTTGCGAGTTACAAAATGCATAGGACCTTGAAAAATCACCCCACAGGCCTTacttatctccaagcccaggtgaatgagtctgtaTCAAGgtcgtgcatgaaataatccaaacgaagctgagggtgaaacacgtgtagtctggcaatcttctacctatCTCCACCCAGTTGCCTGCCAGCACTTTCGTTTTTATTGAGCACAGAGACCAGCCCCAGATGGAGGTGTAAGGACAGATATCCTAGGCTATTCTGAATTAGTCCCAGCCAGGTTTACAAGTAACACAATCTCTGTTTCGGggtaaattaaaattgtaaacaaacatatgaaGGAACCAGGGATGAATTTCGTTTTTGGTgtaaataaggtgtaacctaacaggaCCACCCCTCTTTCTTGAAACAGTAACACACAAGTCATTTGTTCTATGTACATGCCCAACTACCATGCATGATGTCACATATGGATGGCCAGATAGGCATGGAAACATAATGGAATGAGTGCCTAAGGATACATAGATATGATACATAATAGGGAAACATGTCCATGTTCACGTGGGCCACAATTCTGTTCCTGCAGTGTCTAAACTAGCTGTAGCATGGTCCCCTATCGCtcactctccttctctctttcccttccctctacGCCTCTCTGTTCACCCCATTTTGTCCCCAGGGGTCAGCTTGGCCTTTGCACTGCGCCCTTGCCAGCTTTCCTACCGCCAGATCAAGTACTTCTCCTTCCCCGGGGAGCTGCTCATGAGAATGCTACAGATGCTGGTGCTGCCGCTCATCGTGTCCAGCCTGGTCACAGGTGAGCGTCTGAGCCGTGGACAGACACTCCTTCGGAGCCCACTGACAAGATCAGCTGCTAGCCCAAGTCCAGGCTCTCAGCTCATGGTCTGTGTCCTGCCTCCTCATTCCTGTTTGCACACGCACAAACACATATGCAGGCTGTTTCACTCACCTGAGCCATGAAGCTGGCCTTTTGATTTCCTGTCCCAGGTGTCCCCGGGCCACTCTCCTAGAAAAGGGGGTTGTAGGAGCTGTTGACCACCTGGTACCTGAAGTCTGCACGCTGGGGAGCATATggcaatgtttgtttgtttttattttttgggagccacaccagtagcactcaagggttggttactcctggctctgctctcagaaattagtcctggcaagctcaggagactcTATGGGATTCCCTGTGGGATtcttggaattgaacccagctacgtgtaaggcagacaccctctcttctcgctgtgctattgctccaaccccgtATGGTAACGTTTGGAAAGAAGTGGATTGGGCTGGGTGACACCTGAAGTGGGAGGAGAGTGATGTGATGTTGCCAACAAGTGGGGATGAGGAGCAGCTTGGAGTGCAGAGAAGGTTCCAGGGGATTGTTGGGATAAAGGATGGGATCCACAGAGGCTTTGGGAAATACATCGGCTGGTTGAGCAACAGTCTGTGTGTGAAGGGTGTGGGAGGTGGGTGATAGGCAGGGATCGGAGAAGGGCTGTTTAAGAGTGGTATTTGAGTGGGTGGCACGTGGAGCAGGTGGGTGGTGGTTTGGGGTGCTGCCAAAGGGGTGCTGGCTCACCTGTTTCCCCAGGCATGGCATCTTTGGATAACAAGGCGACCGGGCGTATGGGCATGCGGGCAGCCGTCTACTACATGGTGACCACGATCATCGCCGTCTTCATTGGCATCCTTATGGTCACCATCATCCACCCGGGGAAGGGTTCCAAGGAGGGCCTGCACCGTGCGGGCCGTATCGAGACCATCCCCACTGCTGACGCCTTCATGGACCTGGTCAGGTGatgccttttaatttcttttgggccacagcagtagtgctcaggggttcctcctaactCCGAACTCAGAAgaccctcctggtggtgctcagggatcacttctatctCTGCACTCCAGAAcctctcctggcatgctcgggagaCCATTTTGGATCCTGggttattgaacccaggtctgttgtatGAAGGCAAAAGTCTGGGGAGgggagactggaaaaaaaaaggcaagagtcttacccactgcactatctctctgttcccttcATGTGTTTGTGTTTTAAGTGTGCAGGGCttccttctagctctgtgctcagggatcactccttgtggggccCAGGGCATACATATTACCTGCGAGGCAAGTGGCCTCATCTGCTGTTCTGTCTCACTGGTCCCAGCTGATCGATGTTATTTACAAGCATGACGGTCATTCCTGCCTCCCACGTGACCATCCACCTGCCACCAGAGGCGAGAGGAATGGTGAAATATTCTCACCCACTGCCTGGGAATGGTGGCATCCACTGGCAGCCATTTCCTAGGGTTGGAATGTTTGAGGTGCATCTGTGTGGAGGGATCAGTGGCCCCATGAGGTATGAGAGAAGGTGGTGCTTGGCGGAAGGTTGCAGAGTGAGTTTATGTGCCCACATGTCAGCACCCAGGTACTTGGTCACCCAGCGCCAGGGCTCACCcatgtggggtgtgtgtgacaCATACACATAAAGATACATGGCTCTGGGTAACTTACACACATTGTGCATAGCCCTGGAACGTGAGTGACTCTTTCAGGGTCATGTTCACACACGCCAGGCAGTGCCCGTCCGTCACTGCTTTGCCTGTAGCCACAGCCCCTTGTTTGCCATCTTTCTCCTTGCCGCTGGCACCCTTATGCTATTTTCAGTCCAGACCCCTTTCTGAATTTTAACCCCTTTcctctctctgattttttttcctgcagaAATATGTTTCCACCCAACCTTGTGGAGGCCTGCTTCAAACAGGTCAGGGCAAGTCTCATTCTTcggggtgtgtgtgggtgaggcGTGAGGGGTGGCTTAAGCTCCAGAAAGCTCTGGCCATTTGCTGCTGGCAGAGTCCTGGAGAAGGTGAGAATGCCCTTGCCATAGGAGGGATGACCCAGAGAGGTCCATTGAGAAGGACTTTGGGCACATGGTATTGGCCATGGTACTGAAGGAGAAACATCTCTTTCAgatttttagctatttatttattaaattttatttttaaaaaaggcatcatatagttgacaacattggtcataatacatttattccaagataaatgaaaacaaatatatttgaaaaaataggaaaaaagttcaaaagaaagaaggaaagaaaaaaagtacagtagtaagCACATTTGTGGAAATGATTGCATCTCCAACAGTGTCAGTAATGCAGTGgcaaaggtttagtaagctcttgttcttAGCTGTGCATTCTGCTAACTTGGAATGTTCCTATAGGGTGGCAGCATTGAACAAATGAAGtgatccagaaattcaaagtactattacgGATACTAGAAATTTTAGGGGCAGGTATCTAGCtaccaggcctcctggaagaaggaagatacaggggATGGGTGCCCACACTCGTTCTCAAATGCCCTGGTGTTAGCAGACCCCAACCTGGtgtacctggagtttggtcaggcTGGCGTCCCCAAAGAAAATCGTAGAGGGCCAATGCTGAGGTAGGGCCATTGGGGAAACGGTGATTCTCCGGGATGGAGGCAGCAGATGTGACTTCAGCAGATTGGGGACAGGCCAGAGAGCCTCTGAGCATTGTAAAACAAATGCCCACTTACCTCTCCCATGGACGGATTGGATTGTCCACTGTCTCGTGCTGGTAGGCACCGCCTGGCCACACAGTCACTCGCTCTTTGGTTCATGGGGAGTCTATAGGCTCTGGGATGTTCCCTTAGTGACCCGCAGGTCAAGTGAGCCCATGTCCCACCTCCGTCCATTTCAGTTCAAGACCCAGTACAGCACAAGGCTGGTCACCAGGACGGTGGTGCGCCCCAACAACGGGTCTGAGCCCGGTGCCTCCCCGGAGAATGGAACCAGCCTCTTGGAGAATGTCACTCGGGCCTTGGGCAGCCTCCAGGAGGTGCTGAGCTTCGAGGAGGTGGTCCCCGTGCCTGGCTCCGCCAACGGCATCAACGCACTGGGCCTCGTGGTCTTCTCTGTGGCCTTCGGGCTGGTCATTGGCGGCATGAAGCACAAAGGCCGGGTCCTGCGGGACTTCTTCGACAGCCTCAACGAGGCCATCATGAGGCTGGTGGGCATCATCATCTGGTGAGTGCACACCCTGCCACTGTGGCACCAACAGCTCTTGGGCAGGACGGAGCAGCTGGTCCCTACTCCTCTGGCCAATTGACTCTTTCCCTCAGTCCCTCATTGACCCctcactcagtcactcactcCTTCACCTCCCATCATCCCTTAGCTCATCTCTGTGGTCATCACGCTCACTGGGGTGGTGTGCTATTTCCTGCCCCAATCTCATCTTCCTTGCATTTGTAAGTGTCCTTTCTCCCATGCTTTGCGGACATCACCCATACCCGTCCATGCATTTGGCACTCCTCCTCTCACAGAGAAGCCCCTCCAGGCAGTTAGCTTCTATCTGTGTCTGATTCACAAAGCCATGTCTGGggtcggagtggtagcacaggggtagggcgtttgccttgcatgcggctgactcaggagggacacagattcaatccctagcatcccatatggtcccccaagcctgccagaagtgatttctgagcacagagccaggggtaactacTGAGCACGgatggtgtggcccccaaacaaaaaacaaacaaacatacaaagccATGTTCctgcctctttattttctttcatctattCTGTCAGATATTTCATTCCCAGTATTCATTCCCTCCTTCTGTCTACTTTGCTCAGTTCTCACTTACTCAGTCTTCCCAATGATTTATGAATCACTGTATGGAGTCACCCGATGCCTATGCGCCTCTCTGTCCGCCTTCAACTCTCTCTGACATTTAGCCCACTCATGGTCCACTGGGAGCTGCACTGTCTTGGAGAACTAGGAGAATTTGGGCATTCAATAATTTAGTATCAGCAGAGGGAGACTTGCCTGCTCCAGAAGATTTGAATTGGGGCGGGGGGCtggcacacctagctgtgctcagggtttacctggcagtgcttaggggttacttttggctatgtgctcaggaattattctccTGCAGTGGACTCTGGGGGTCCCTATGGAATAAAAAATGTAACACACAGCCAAGAGCATCCATTGGAGGGAGGTCTAGGGGAGTGTCATTGTGAAAGTGATGGAACCTGGGACCCTTGTGGGAGGGACAGAGACACAGCTGCAGAGGGAAGAGGACGGCTGAGGCCTCATAGCATTTGGTCATCTGTGCAAGGGCGAGAAGCTTAGCCAGGCTGCCCTCAGTTCAGTTCTTCCCCCCACACCTTTCTCGTTGCTGGTGCGAATTTCTCTCAGTGTCTTTATACCTTCCTCGCACTGTCCTTGATCACACACTTGTTACCTTCCTTCAATCTTCATTGTGCCGAAAACCTACTCTAGGCTGTTTGGGGTGTTTGCGGGACGAGCAGGCAAtcttgtgtgtggggggggtgggaaaCATGATGGGCCGAAGGCAGTGATGAGTTTGCCTTTGTGGGTGTGTACACAGGGCTGGTGCGATGCCGGCGGCAGGTTATGGTGCGGGAGGCATCTCACAGGTGTATGTCTTGGCCTAGGTATGCGCCAGTGGGCATCCTGTTCCTGATCGCGGGCAAGATCCTGGAGATGGAGGACATGGCCGTCCTGGGTGGCCAGCTGGGCATGTACACGCTGACCGTCATAGTGGGCCTTCTGCTCCACGCTGGTGGGGTCCTGCCCCTCATTTACTTCCTCATCACCCACCGGAACCCCTTCCCTTTCATTGGAGGCATGCTGCAGGCCCTCATCACTGCCATGGGCACGTCTTCCAGGTAGGGCCAGTCCCCTTCCGCCAGCTCCCTCAGGTTCCACCTTGTTTCCCCATCTCGGCTCCAGCAAAATGCTGCCTACAAAGGTTGTGCTGTCCTCCCTGGTGACCTGGTCATGTTGCCAGTGGGGACTCCCTGTCACCAGTGAGGTCACTTGCCTTTCCTGGGGAAAGCAGCCAGGAGGCTACAGATTTACCAGGTGTGGTCACACCTCAGGGAACCCGTGGCAAACTCGGGTGGGTGGGCAGCATGGCCGCAGCCCCGGCCAGTTGTTGCAGAGCGAATGTCTCATTACTCTTGGTTTCTAGGGTCAAGCGGCTTTCTCCCAGAGGTGTCATTTCTGTGTGCTCCTGGTTTTTCCAGGAGTGCATCTTCCCCCTCAGCCCTCCGCTCCAGAAGTGTGACCCTGCCTCCTGTCCTCTTTCCCACTCTCTCCTTGACCCTCAGAACTGTGACCCTGTCCTCCCTTCTTGGGCCTGGCTCCCCCCATCCCTTTCCCCTTCATTTGACCTTTGACCTTGAACTCCCTTCCTGTCCCTGacccccccttccctccctccttgggCTTCTCTGTCAGCACACTGGACCCCCTGTCTTCAGCTCCCTGGGGTTCCTTCCCACAGTTCTGCAACTCTGCCCATCACCTTCCGCTGCCTGGAAGAGGGCCTGGGCGTGGACCGCCGCATCACCAGGTTCGTGCTGCCAGTGGGGGCCACCATCAACATGGACGGCACCGCCCTGTACGAGGCCTTGGCCGCCATCTTTATCGCCCAAGTGAACAACTATGAGCTGAACTTGGGCCAGATCACAACCATCAGGTGAGTGGGTGTGGCTGGGCCATCACCTCTGAGAGGAGCCCCCTCACTCGCCTATTGATTGGGCTTATGGCAGGAAGTCGAGGTCTGCTCTCATGGTTCCAAAACTGTTTGTGGAAGTAGCCCAGTGAACCCAAAGAGAGATGCAGAGTGTGAGCCTCCGTGCGTGTTGGGTGGGATTCACCGATAGTCAACAGTCTGCACCGAACCTGCACATTGCTTTCAGTCTCCCTCCCCAATGCATTTCA
Protein-coding sequences here:
- the SLC1A6 gene encoding excitatory amino acid transporter 4; translation: MSSHGNSLFLRESGQRLGGPGCLRGLQARLQQRALRLRLRLQTMTLQHVQRVLRRNAFILLTVSAVIIGVSLAFALRPCQLSYRQIKYFSFPGELLMRMLQMLVLPLIVSSLVTGMASLDNKATGRMGMRAAVYYMVTTIIAVFIGILMVTIIHPGKGSKEGLHRAGRIETIPTADAFMDLVRNMFPPNLVEACFKQFKTQYSTRLVTRTVVRPNNGSEPGASPENGTSLLENVTRALGSLQEVLSFEEVVPVPGSANGINALGLVVFSVAFGLVIGGMKHKGRVLRDFFDSLNEAIMRLVGIIIWYAPVGILFLIAGKILEMEDMAVLGGQLGMYTLTVIVGLLLHAGGVLPLIYFLITHRNPFPFIGGMLQALITAMGTSSSSATLPITFRCLEEGLGVDRRITRFVLPVGATINMDGTALYEALAAIFIAQVNNYELNLGQITTISITATAASVGAAGIPQAGLVTMVIVLTSVGLPTEDITLIIAVDWFLDRLRTMTNVLGDSIGAAVIEHLSQQELDLQEAELTLPSLGKPYKSLMAPEKVSSRGRGGSESAL